One genomic segment of Brassica napus cultivar Da-Ae chromosome A3, Da-Ae, whole genome shotgun sequence includes these proteins:
- the LOC106438743 gene encoding monothiol glutaredoxin-S17-like, producing the protein MGGAVKDIASKSELDNIRQSGAPVVLHFWASWCDASKQMDQVFSHLATDFPRAHFFRVEAEEHPEISEAYSVSAVPYFVFFKDGKAVDTLEGADPSSLANKVGKVAGSSTSAEPAAPASLGLAAGPTILETVKENAKATSKDRAQPLSSTTKEALNTRLEKLTNSHPVMLFMKGTPEEPRCGFSKNVVNILKEEEVEFGSFDILSDNEVREGLKKFSNWPTYPQLYSNGELLGGADIVIAMHESGELKEALTDEAGKGGGGISSGNAGGLSESLRARLEGLVNSSPVMLFMKGKPEEPKCGFSGKVVEILNQEKIEFASFDILLDDEVRQGLKVYSNWSSYPQLYVKGELLGGSDIVLEMQKSGELKQVFSEKGKSLEDRLKSLINSEKVMLFMKGSPDEPKCGFSSKVVKALRDEDVSFGSFDILSDEEVRQGIKSFSNWPTFPQLYYKGELVGGCDIIMELSSSGDLKATLSE; encoded by the exons ATGGGTGGTGCGGTGAAGGATATTGCTTCAAAGTCCGAGCTTGATAACATTCGCCAGAGCGGCGCACCAGTGGTGCTTCACTTCTGGGCGTCGTGGTGTGATGCTTCGAAGCAGATGGATCAAGTCTTCTCTCACCTCGCTACCGACTTCCCTCGCGCCCACTTCTTTAGG GTAGAAGCTGAGGAACATCCTGAGATATCTGAAGCTTACTCTGTTTCTGCTGTTCCCTATTTCGTCTTCTTCAAG GATGGCAAAGCTGTGGATACACTTGAGGGAGCAGATCCATCAAGTTTGGCCAATAAAGTTGGCAAAGTCGCTGGTTCCAGCACTTCTGCTGAGCCTGCTGCTCCTGCAAGCCTAGGCCTGGCTGCAGGTCCAACGATTCTAGAAACCGTGAAGGAGAATGCGAAAGCTACTTCGAAAGACCGAGCTCAGCCTTTATCCTCCACCACCAAGGAAGCTCTCAATACCCGTTTGGAGAAACTCACCAACTCTCACCCTGTTATGTTGTTCATGAAAGGTACCCCTGAGGAGCCTAGGTGCGGTTTCAGCAAGAACGTAGTTAACATCTTGAAGGAGGAGGAAGTTGAGTTCGGAAGTTTCGATATACTTTCGGACAATGAAGTCCGTGAAGGTCTGAAGAAGTTCTCCAACTGGCCAACGTACCCTCAGCTGTACAGCAACGGAGAGCTACTCGGTGGAGCTGATATTGTGATAGCGATGCACGAGAGCGGCGAGCTGAAGGAAGCTTTGACTGATGAAGCTGGAAAAGGAGGAGGTGGGATCAGTTCAGGCAACGCAGGAGGGTTAAGCGAGTCACTTCGAGCTCGGCTCGAAGGGCTTGTTAACTCAAGTCCAGTGATGCTGTTCATGAAAGGAAAGCCAGAAGAGCCAAAGTGCGGGTTCAGTGGGAAAGTGGTTGAGATTCTCAACCAAGAGAAGATCGAGTTCGCAAGCTTTGATATACTCTTGGATGATGAAGTTCGCCAAGGGCTTAAAGTGTACTCAAACTGGTCGAGCTACCCTCAGCTCTACGTCAAAGGCGAGCTTCTAGGGGGATCAGACATTGTCTTGGAGATGCAAAAGAGCGGCGAGCTGAAACAAGTTTTTTCCGAGAAAGGAAAGAGTCTCGAAGATAGATTGAAGTCGTTGATCAACTCTGAGAAGGTTATGCTTTTCATGAAAGGCTCACCGGATGAACCAAAGTGCGGGTTTAGCTCCAAAGTTGTGAAGGCGCTGAGAGATGAAGATGTGAGTTTTGGGTCGTTTGATATATTGAGTGATGAAGAAGTGAGGCAAGGGATTAAGAGCTTCTCGAACTGGCCTACGTTTCCTCAGCTTTACTATAAAGGTGAGTTGGTTGGAGGGTGTGATATCATTATGGAGCTGAGTAGCAGTGGTGATCTCAAAGCAACATTGTCCGAGTAA